The sequence ACCTACGAGCGCCTAGACCGCTCGATGAATCCCCTAAACACCGGAGCGTTTGTTCCGATGAAAGGGGTGGTGGTGATGGGGCAGCAGCCATTCAGACTGACGCTCGGGCAGATGGAGGAGCGGCGACTGTTCGCCGCTTCGCTGCTGAAATCGGGTTGGCGCCCAGTGGACGTAGCGGACGAGTGCGGCGTCACCCGAGGAGCGGTGCCGCAGTGGTGCAAAGCCCTCGCGCAAGGAGGCG is a genomic window of Myxococcus virescens containing:
- a CDS encoding helix-turn-helix domain-containing protein, translated to MEERRLFAASLLKSGWRPVDVADECGVTRGAVPQWCKALAQGGVRRLRRKPHQGRPSWLSASEWKQVARAFKAGAVRAVFPTER